A genomic segment from Juglans regia cultivar Chandler chromosome 14, Walnut 2.0, whole genome shotgun sequence encodes:
- the LOC109001652 gene encoding transcription initiation factor TFIID subunit 7, with protein MEEQFILRVPPSVAERLDRLLSESENASSSEDKSLDLSFSEDGKNGTFIIANDRFPASLLDLPSVVESYKTYDDSVLIKTADIGQMIMVREAGDPAPDMVEYRHGLTPSMRDARKRRFRREPDLNPELVQRVLKDLVKINAGATANNADAEVAEQDEDGEGNVRNVSKKPAPVPAAKTDAPEAGTNAEEPDRSDSDESDDSI; from the exons ATGGAGGAGCAGTTCATACTTAGAGTTCCACCATCTGTTGCAGAGCGATTAGACCGCCTTCTGAGTGAAAGCGAAAATGCGTCATCTTCTGAAGACAAATCATTGGATTTGTCCTTTTCTG AGGATGGGAAGAACGGGACATTCATCATTGCCAATGATCGTTTCCCTGCATCTCTCCTGGATCTTCCTTCTGTTGTGGAATCATATAAAACATATGATGACAGTGTGTTGATCAAGACTGCAGACATTGGTCAG ATGATTATGGTCAGAGAAGCAGGCGATCCTGCTCCAGATATGGTGGAGTACAGACATGGTCTCACCCCTTCTATGAGGGATGCTCGAAAGCGGAGATTTCGCAGGGAGCCAGATCTAAAT CCTGAGCTTGTACAGCGTGTCTTGAAAGATCTAGTGAAGATCAACGCTGGTGCAACAGCCAATAATGCTG ATGCTGAAGTTGCTGAACAAGACGAAGATGGAGAAGGAAATGTTCGTAATGTGAGTAAAAAACCTGCGCCTGTGCCTGCTGCAAAGACTGATGCCCCAGAAGCTGGAACTAATGCTGAGGAGCCTGACAGAAGCGACTCTGATGAATCTGATGACTCAATTTGA
- the LOC109001631 gene encoding IQ domain-containing protein IQM2-like isoform X2, translating to MGISFSCPFAKYSDVENGLESIIFKSISFGEDEVKTPVRSVSFNSEDSEPKILKSLSFGKMKIEASVSFKTGELEKMLSVKAHPLENNMHTESKIQENNVVCNQSPRSDSHAAMIQSLPILDPTNPKHVAALKLQKVYKSFRTRRKLADCAVLVEQSWWKLLDFAELKRSSISFFDIEKHETALSRWSRARTRAAKVGKGLSKNDRAQKLALQHWLEAIDPRHRYGHNLHYYYDKWLHCQSKEPYFYWLDIGEGKEVNLVERCPRSKLQQQCIKYLGPMERLAYEVVVEDRKFFYKQSGKLLDTTEEAKDAKWIFVLSTSMTLYVGKKKKGTFQHSSFLAGGATSAAGRLVIEDGILKAVWPHSGHYRPTEENFKDFVSFLKENNVNLTDVKMSSVDEEDDLFSKQRSSIHLRSSSDEDLTQKLGSEETNVEDLNQERIDFIEDETTAALELPITSRLHSLGRKLANLEIPRRNELSQRLDRENQNLGPSCNSLPAESPVDGYETAEETFPSEQDYMVPKQNRFNEQHEEIEVEIIPEESILERINSHKEMKSYQLGKQLSCKWTTGAGPRIGCVRDYPSKLQFQALEQVNLSPRSAARSRSYFSPQLVRGLSSRLMTQRSYGEEMALTITSPTPEEGNFSQRINHHSRTQSSPLMRGTSITSIGNAQ from the exons ATGGGGATATCTTTTTCCTGCCCATTTGCCAAATACAGTGATGTGGAAAATGGCTTAGAATCTATCATCTTCAAGTCCATCAGTTTTGGGGAGGATGAAGTCAAAACTCCAGTGCGATCTGTCAGTTTCAACAGTGAAGATTCTGAACCCAAGATACTCAAATCCTTAAGTTTTGGGAAGATGAAAATAGAAGCATCTGTTAGCTTTAAGACTGGAGAATTGGAAAAAATGCTCTCAGTCAAGGCTCAtccattagaaaataatatgCACACTGAatcaaaaatacaagaaaacaaTGTGGTGTGCAATCAATCCCCGAGATCAGACAGTCATGCGGCGATGATCCAATCATTGCCAATTTTGGATCCCACCAATCCCAAGCATGTGGCTGCACTAAAGTTGCAGAAAGTGTACAAAAGCTTCCGAACCAGAAGGAAGCTAGCAGATTGTGCAGTTCTAGTTGAGCAGAGCTG GTGGAAGCTTTTAGATTTTGCTGAACTCAAAAGAAGTTCTATATCATTCTTTGATATAGAGAAGCATGAAACTGCCCTTTCGCGATGGTCAAGAGCAAGAACCAGAGCAGCCAAG GTCGGAAAAGGTTTATCAAAGAATGATAGAGCTCAGAAACTTGCTTTACAACACTGGCTTGAGGCT aTTGACCCACGGCATCGATATGGACATAATTTACACTATTACTATGACAAATGGCTTCATTGTCAGAGCAAAGAACCTTACTTCTACTG GCTGGATATAGGAGAAGGGAAGGAAGTAAATCTTGTTGAAAGATGCCCTCGATCAAAACTTCAACAGCAGTGTATCAAATATTTGGGTCCG ATGGAAAGGTTGGCCTATGAAGTTGTTGTGGAGGATAGAAAGTTCTTCTACAAGCAATCAGGGAAGCTCCTTGACACCACTGAAGAAGCCAAGGATGCCAAGTGGATTTTTGTCCTAAGCACATCTATGACCTTGTATGTTggcaagaagaagaaaggtaCTTTCCAGCATTCTAGCTTCTTGGCCGGAGGAGCTACGTCTGCTGCTGGGAGATTGGTTATTGAGGATGGCATCCTAAAG GCTGTTTGGCCTCACAGTGGTCATTATCGACCTACAGAAGAAAATTTTAAGGACTTCGTCTCCTTCCTCAAAGAGAACAACGTGAATCTCACAGATGTAAAG ATGAGTTCAGTTGATGAGGAGGATGATTTGTTTAGCAAGCAAAGAAGCAGTATTCATCTTAGAAGTTCATCTGACGAGGACTTGACTCAAAAGTTGGGTAGCGAAGAGACCAATGTTGAAGACTTGAATCAAGAGAGAATTGATTTTATAGAAGATGAGACTACTGCTGCATTGGAACTGCCCATAACAAGCCGGTTACATAGTCTCGGTAGAAAATTGGCTAACCTTGAAATACCAAGAAGGAATGAACTGTCTCAGAGGTTAGACAgagaaaatcaaaatttgggACCAAGTTGTAACAGTTTGCCAGCAGAATCTCCAGTGGATGGATATGAAACGGCAGAAGAAACCTTTCCTTCTGAACAGGATTACATGGTTCCAAAGCAGAACAGGTTTAATGAACAACATGAAGAGATTGAAGTGGAAATCATTCCCGAAGAATCAATACTGGAAAGGATTAATTCGCATAAAGAAATGAAGTCATATCAATTAGGGAAGCAATTATCTTGCAAATGGACAACAGGAGCTGGACCCCGCATTGGTTGTGTAAGGGACTATCCCTCAAAGCTCCAGTTCCAAGCTTTGGAGCAAGTGAACTTGTCTCCAAGAAGTGCTGCCCGTTCTAGATCATACTTCTCTCCTCAGCTCGTCAGAGGGCTGAGCTCAAGACTAATGACACAAAGAAGTTATGGTGAGGAAATGGCACTAACCATAACATCACCTACACCTGAGGAAGGAAATTTCTCACAAAGAATCAATCACCATTCAAGAACACAGTCCTCCCCATTGATGAGAGGAACATCAATAACTTCAATTGGTAACGCCCAATGA
- the LOC109001631 gene encoding IQ domain-containing protein IQM2-like isoform X1, protein MGISFSCPFAKYSDVENGLESIIFKSISFGEDEVKTPVRSVSFNSEDSEPKILKSLSFGKMKIEASVSFKTGELEKMLSVKAHPLENNMHTESKIQENNVVCNQSPRSDSHAAMIQSLPILDPTNPKHVAALKLQKVYKSFRTRRKLADCAVLVEQSWYASYLHAPTLSFYTNSDVFLSCANAFICLGYRWKLLDFAELKRSSISFFDIEKHETALSRWSRARTRAAKVGKGLSKNDRAQKLALQHWLEAIDPRHRYGHNLHYYYDKWLHCQSKEPYFYWLDIGEGKEVNLVERCPRSKLQQQCIKYLGPMERLAYEVVVEDRKFFYKQSGKLLDTTEEAKDAKWIFVLSTSMTLYVGKKKKGTFQHSSFLAGGATSAAGRLVIEDGILKAVWPHSGHYRPTEENFKDFVSFLKENNVNLTDVKMSSVDEEDDLFSKQRSSIHLRSSSDEDLTQKLGSEETNVEDLNQERIDFIEDETTAALELPITSRLHSLGRKLANLEIPRRNELSQRLDRENQNLGPSCNSLPAESPVDGYETAEETFPSEQDYMVPKQNRFNEQHEEIEVEIIPEESILERINSHKEMKSYQLGKQLSCKWTTGAGPRIGCVRDYPSKLQFQALEQVNLSPRSAARSRSYFSPQLVRGLSSRLMTQRSYGEEMALTITSPTPEEGNFSQRINHHSRTQSSPLMRGTSITSIGNAQ, encoded by the exons ATGGGGATATCTTTTTCCTGCCCATTTGCCAAATACAGTGATGTGGAAAATGGCTTAGAATCTATCATCTTCAAGTCCATCAGTTTTGGGGAGGATGAAGTCAAAACTCCAGTGCGATCTGTCAGTTTCAACAGTGAAGATTCTGAACCCAAGATACTCAAATCCTTAAGTTTTGGGAAGATGAAAATAGAAGCATCTGTTAGCTTTAAGACTGGAGAATTGGAAAAAATGCTCTCAGTCAAGGCTCAtccattagaaaataatatgCACACTGAatcaaaaatacaagaaaacaaTGTGGTGTGCAATCAATCCCCGAGATCAGACAGTCATGCGGCGATGATCCAATCATTGCCAATTTTGGATCCCACCAATCCCAAGCATGTGGCTGCACTAAAGTTGCAGAAAGTGTACAAAAGCTTCCGAACCAGAAGGAAGCTAGCAGATTGTGCAGTTCTAGTTGAGCAGAGCTGGTATGCATCCTATTTACATGCACCGACACTATCCTTTTATACAAATTCTGATGTCTTTCTCTCGTGTGCTAATGCGTTTATATGTCTTGGTTATAGGTGGAAGCTTTTAGATTTTGCTGAACTCAAAAGAAGTTCTATATCATTCTTTGATATAGAGAAGCATGAAACTGCCCTTTCGCGATGGTCAAGAGCAAGAACCAGAGCAGCCAAG GTCGGAAAAGGTTTATCAAAGAATGATAGAGCTCAGAAACTTGCTTTACAACACTGGCTTGAGGCT aTTGACCCACGGCATCGATATGGACATAATTTACACTATTACTATGACAAATGGCTTCATTGTCAGAGCAAAGAACCTTACTTCTACTG GCTGGATATAGGAGAAGGGAAGGAAGTAAATCTTGTTGAAAGATGCCCTCGATCAAAACTTCAACAGCAGTGTATCAAATATTTGGGTCCG ATGGAAAGGTTGGCCTATGAAGTTGTTGTGGAGGATAGAAAGTTCTTCTACAAGCAATCAGGGAAGCTCCTTGACACCACTGAAGAAGCCAAGGATGCCAAGTGGATTTTTGTCCTAAGCACATCTATGACCTTGTATGTTggcaagaagaagaaaggtaCTTTCCAGCATTCTAGCTTCTTGGCCGGAGGAGCTACGTCTGCTGCTGGGAGATTGGTTATTGAGGATGGCATCCTAAAG GCTGTTTGGCCTCACAGTGGTCATTATCGACCTACAGAAGAAAATTTTAAGGACTTCGTCTCCTTCCTCAAAGAGAACAACGTGAATCTCACAGATGTAAAG ATGAGTTCAGTTGATGAGGAGGATGATTTGTTTAGCAAGCAAAGAAGCAGTATTCATCTTAGAAGTTCATCTGACGAGGACTTGACTCAAAAGTTGGGTAGCGAAGAGACCAATGTTGAAGACTTGAATCAAGAGAGAATTGATTTTATAGAAGATGAGACTACTGCTGCATTGGAACTGCCCATAACAAGCCGGTTACATAGTCTCGGTAGAAAATTGGCTAACCTTGAAATACCAAGAAGGAATGAACTGTCTCAGAGGTTAGACAgagaaaatcaaaatttgggACCAAGTTGTAACAGTTTGCCAGCAGAATCTCCAGTGGATGGATATGAAACGGCAGAAGAAACCTTTCCTTCTGAACAGGATTACATGGTTCCAAAGCAGAACAGGTTTAATGAACAACATGAAGAGATTGAAGTGGAAATCATTCCCGAAGAATCAATACTGGAAAGGATTAATTCGCATAAAGAAATGAAGTCATATCAATTAGGGAAGCAATTATCTTGCAAATGGACAACAGGAGCTGGACCCCGCATTGGTTGTGTAAGGGACTATCCCTCAAAGCTCCAGTTCCAAGCTTTGGAGCAAGTGAACTTGTCTCCAAGAAGTGCTGCCCGTTCTAGATCATACTTCTCTCCTCAGCTCGTCAGAGGGCTGAGCTCAAGACTAATGACACAAAGAAGTTATGGTGAGGAAATGGCACTAACCATAACATCACCTACACCTGAGGAAGGAAATTTCTCACAAAGAATCAATCACCATTCAAGAACACAGTCCTCCCCATTGATGAGAGGAACATCAATAACTTCAATTGGTAACGCCCAATGA
- the LOC109001647 gene encoding uncharacterized protein LOC109001647, translating into MKESNPTTEPIGQNLIKLIGNVCFSVFVFSVLIFTVIAITYQPPDPWLESAPALTKLFTQSENATFQNDNSILKTGEDFPLVRALAPEGMPITEAVIKETEEKIATTTPESRSGCDELREVVNCSDPRVLIAVEKFNLRVFKSIVFLEYQTTVNGSKPDECDVAWRFRNKKEKSWRKYRDFRRFKFGIGENCTYKVVQAGAWHSGVNARRPRSRISNGTRRGGGNNAKIVPPPVRDEEINDTIPSLGLMNFNKGRYLYYSRGGDYCKGMNHHLWSFLCGLGEAMYLNRTFVMDLSICLAATYNPSNKDEEGKDFRYYFDFEHLKEVASIVEEGEFLGGWKKWDRSHKRKVPTRKVVSYKVTPMQLKKDKSTIVLRQFDAPEPENYWYRVCEGQAAKYIQRPWHALWKSKRLMNIVSEISGRMDWDFDAVHVVRGEKAQNKELWPHLDSDTSPDRLLAKLKGLVQPWRNLYIATNEPFYNYFDKLRSQYKVHLLDDFNELWGNTSEWYNETMLLNNGRPVEFDGYMRVAVDTEVLYRGKTRVETFYNLTTDCKDGINTC; encoded by the coding sequence ATGAAAGAGTCGAATCCAACCACTGAGCCCATAGGGCAGAACCTAATAAAATTGATAGGCAATGTGTGTTTCTCAGTGTTTGTATTCTCAGTGCTCATATTTACAGTAATTGCCATCACCTACCAACCTCCAGACCCATGGCTTGAGTCAGCTCCTGCCCTGACCAAGCTATTCACCCAATCTGAAAACGCCACCTTCCAAAATGACAATTCTATCCTCAAAACTGGGGAAGATTTTCCCTTGGTGCGTGCCCTGGCGCCTGAAGGCATGCCGATTACTGAGGCGGTGATTAAGGAAACTGAAGAGAAGATCGCCACAACGACCCCTGAATCACGATCCGGTTGTGACGAATTACGGGAGGTTGTGAATTGTTCAGACCCAAGAGTTCTGATTGCAGTTGAGAAGTTCAATCTGAGGGTTTTTAAGTCCATTGTGTTTTTGGAGTATCAAACAACGGTTAATGGGTCGAAACCGGATGAGTGCGACGTGGCGTGGAGGTTTAGAAATAAGAAAGAGAAGTCTTGGAGGAAGTATAGGGATTTTAGGAGGTTCAAATTTGGAATCGGAGAGAATTGTACGTATAAAGTGGTGCAGGCGGGTGCATGGCATTCCGGTGTCAATGCCCGGCGGCCTAGGAGTAGAATCAGTAATGGCACGAGGAGGGGTGGTGGGAATAATGCTAAGATTGTACCCCCACCAGTGCGGGATGAGGAGATCAATGACACAATCCCAAGTTTAGGGTTGATGAATTTCAACAAGGGGAGGTACTTGTACTATTCACGTGGAGGGGATTATTGTAAGGGAATGAATCACCACCTTTGGAGTTTCTTGTGTGGTTTAGGGGAGGCTATGTACTTGAATAGAACATTTGTGATGGATTTGAGTATATGCCTGGCGGCAACTTATAATCCGAGTAATAAAGATGAGGAGGGAAAGGATTTCCggtattattttgattttgagcaTCTTAAGGAGGTTGCATCGATTGTGGAGGAGGGTGAGTTTTTGGGAGGCTGGAAGAAATGGGATCGAAGCCATAAAAGGAAAGTTCCTACTAGGAAGGTTGTGAGCTACAAGGTGACGCCAATgcaacttaagaaagataagagcACAATTGTATTGAGGCAGTTCGATGCACCAGAGCCGGAGAATTATTGGTATAGGGTATGTGAAGGGCAAGCTGCCAAGTACATTCAGAGGCCATGGCATGCTCTTTGGAAATCAAAGAGATTGATGAATATTGTTTCAGAGATCAGTGGGCGAATGGACTGGGATTTTGATGCGGTACACGTGGTTCGAGGGGAGAAGGCACAGAATAAAGAGCTATGGCCTCATCTGGACTCTGATACATCCCCTGACAGGCTCCTTGCAAAGCTTAAAGGTTTGGTTCAGCCATGGAGGAATCTGTATATAGCCACCAATGAACCCTTTTACAATTACTTCGACAAACTGAGATCTCAGTACAAGGTGCATTTGCTTGATGATTTTAATGAATTGTGGGGAAATACAAGTGAGTGGTACAATGAGACAATGCTTCTAAATAATGGACGACCAGTTGAGTTTGATGGTTACATGAGAGTTGCTGTGGATACTGAGGTTCTTTATAGGGGAAAGACACGTGTGGAAACATTCTATAATTTGACCACAGATTGCAAGGATGGAATCAATACGTGCTGA